The Campylobacter concisus genome includes a region encoding these proteins:
- the pepT gene encoding peptidase T has product MDIVERFLNYTKFNTTTNKENGLKGVMPSNPTEYELARFLKDELSSLGIKDIILQDNAILIAKIPANCENAPSIAFFGHLDTSSEQKNDTKAKIVKYTGGDICLNEKEGIYLKFSDNSELKKYVGDDIVVTDGTSLLGADDKAAIASIVNMASYFMQNPDVKHGKIVICFVPDEEQGLLGAKALDVNLLGADFGYCLDCCEIGELIYENWNAADCTMVFKGVSAHPMNAKGKLVNSLLLAHKFISLLPGGEVPECTEGKEGYFWVKELSGNSAKTTLKIDIREFGEVKFKKRLEFLSDMANSFNKIYGERCEITLKTRYENVFKFLKDENSLPIKLAKDAFSELNITPNIKPMRGGYDGAVISAKGVPTLNLFTGANNFHSIFEYLPVSSLKAASEVIKKIVINAAK; this is encoded by the coding sequence ATGGATATCGTAGAGAGATTTTTAAACTACACAAAATTTAACACCACAACAAATAAAGAAAATGGGTTAAAAGGCGTCATGCCTTCTAATCCAACCGAGTATGAGCTGGCTCGTTTTTTAAAAGATGAACTTAGCTCACTAGGCATAAAAGATATTATCTTACAAGACAATGCTATCTTGATAGCAAAAATTCCTGCAAACTGCGAAAATGCTCCAAGCATCGCCTTTTTTGGGCACTTAGATACAAGTAGTGAGCAAAAAAATGATACCAAAGCTAAAATCGTAAAATACACAGGCGGCGACATCTGCCTAAACGAAAAGGAGGGAATTTATCTAAAATTTAGCGACAACTCAGAGCTTAAAAAATACGTTGGTGACGACATAGTCGTGACTGACGGCACTAGCTTGCTTGGGGCTGATGATAAGGCTGCGATCGCTAGCATTGTAAATATGGCTAGCTATTTTATGCAAAATCCTGATGTAAAGCACGGTAAAATCGTGATCTGCTTCGTGCCAGATGAAGAGCAGGGCTTACTTGGGGCAAAAGCACTTGATGTAAATTTGCTAGGAGCTGATTTTGGCTACTGCTTAGATTGCTGCGAGATAGGCGAGCTAATATATGAAAACTGGAACGCGGCTGACTGCACAATGGTCTTTAAAGGCGTTTCGGCTCATCCGATGAACGCAAAGGGTAAGCTTGTAAATTCGCTACTTCTTGCGCATAAATTTATCTCGCTTTTGCCAGGTGGCGAAGTACCAGAGTGTACCGAGGGCAAAGAGGGTTATTTCTGGGTAAAAGAGCTTAGCGGAAACAGTGCAAAAACGACGCTCAAGATCGACATAAGAGAATTTGGTGAGGTGAAATTTAAAAAAAGGCTTGAGTTTTTAAGCGATATGGCAAATTCTTTTAACAAAATTTATGGTGAGCGTTGTGAGATCACGCTAAAAACACGCTATGAAAACGTCTTTAAATTTTTAAAAGACGAAAACTCACTTCCGATAAAACTAGCAAAGGATGCCTTTAGCGAGCTAAATATCACGCCAAATATAAAGCCGATGCGCGGCGGATATGATGGAGCTGTGATATCTGCAAAAGGTGTGCCAACGCTAAATTTATTCACAGGGGCAAATAACTTTCACTCCATCTTCGAGTATTTGCCAGTTAGCAGTCTAAAAGCCGCGAGCGAAGTCATCAAAAAAATCGTAATTAACGCTGCTAAATAA
- a CDS encoding argininosuccinate synthase domain-containing protein, with the protein MKALALFSGGLDSMLSIKIISDQNIEVVALYMDTGFGVDEEKHEILRRRAALAGASLKVVDMRNEYLRDVLFNPKYGYGKQFNPCIDCHGYMFKTALNMLKSENANFIITGEVLGQRPMSQRRDALFQVKRLADDEDDLVLRPMCARLLPPTKPEREGWVDREKLLDISGRDRKPQLALAKEFGFEDFAMPGGGCLLTIESFAVKIKDYLNFDKEMRDIDVTWLKLGRHLRLPDGAKMIIGRDESDNNALLAHPNDKFEQVKFKESDDIVGAVSFISKNASKADKELAARLALAYTKASRENEFEVSIAGEKFSITPEDKSLAQNYFVK; encoded by the coding sequence ATGAAGGCTTTAGCTTTGTTTAGCGGAGGGCTTGATAGCATGCTCTCGATCAAAATCATAAGCGATCAAAACATCGAAGTAGTTGCACTTTATATGGATACTGGTTTTGGCGTAGATGAAGAAAAACATGAAATTTTAAGACGCCGTGCAGCTTTGGCTGGAGCTAGCTTAAAAGTGGTTGATATGAGAAATGAGTATCTTCGTGATGTACTTTTTAACCCAAAATACGGCTACGGCAAGCAGTTTAATCCATGTATTGACTGCCACGGATATATGTTTAAAACAGCTCTAAATATGCTAAAAAGTGAAAATGCAAATTTTATCATCACAGGCGAAGTTCTGGGACAAAGACCGATGAGTCAGCGAAGAGACGCACTCTTTCAGGTTAAGCGCCTAGCTGATGACGAGGATGATCTAGTGCTTCGTCCGATGTGCGCTAGGCTCTTGCCACCAACTAAGCCAGAGCGAGAGGGCTGGGTCGATAGAGAGAAGCTGCTTGATATAAGCGGGCGCGATAGAAAGCCACAGCTTGCTTTGGCAAAGGAATTTGGCTTTGAGGACTTTGCAATGCCTGGAGGTGGGTGTTTGCTAACGATCGAGAGTTTTGCTGTGAAGATAAAGGATTATCTAAATTTTGATAAAGAGATGCGAGATATCGATGTAACGTGGCTAAAACTTGGTAGGCATCTGCGCTTGCCAGATGGTGCAAAAATGATAATAGGACGTGACGAGAGCGATAATAACGCTCTTTTGGCGCATCCAAATGATAAATTTGAACAGGTGAAATTTAAAGAGAGCGATGATATCGTGGGAGCCGTTAGCTTCATAAGCAAAAACGCTAGTAAAGCTGACAAAGAGCTGGCCGCAAGGCTCGCATTAGCTTATACAAAAGCAAGCAGAGAGAATGAATTTGAAGTTAGCATCGCTGGCGAGAAATTTAGTATCACACCTGAGGATAAATCTCTAGCTCAAAATTATTTCGTAAAATAG